One genomic window of Microbacterium sp. BH-3-3-3 includes the following:
- a CDS encoding glycosyltransferase family 2 protein, translated as MTVALAVLVAVCTVGVSTAVWGVVGALRIARAHRRDPRLLVPSMYFRSDDVAVLIAAHNEELVIADAVAAARALVPGRNVFVVSDGSTDATVARAREAGATALEVSPNRGKAGAIRAGLGRFRIAERFPLLLLLDADSRPRTDYLRTGLPLFTTPDVVAVAGRATTAHDTPDTRMGRFLTAYRERTYVCTQYLHKFGQAAPAADAVAIVPGFASLYRTDVLGRIDIDAPGLSIEDFNMTFEVHAKALGRIAFHPECAIAETQDPALFGDYVRQVGRWNLGFWQTVRRHGIHLGVFWAALAVFIAETILSSLVLALTLPVLLVATAATVVALVVPGGDGELARQVMTVLPVVPLLLAFVAADLVSTLFACALSGTRPRLTVLLYPLMRVLDALLCLRALATAFGRASDGRWKSPDRRATGPTDASSAGGTAARRSDEVHA; from the coding sequence ATGACCGTCGCACTGGCCGTGCTCGTCGCCGTCTGCACCGTGGGGGTCTCCACCGCGGTGTGGGGGGTGGTGGGAGCACTCCGCATCGCTCGCGCCCACCGTCGCGATCCCCGTCTGCTGGTGCCCTCGATGTACTTTCGATCCGACGACGTCGCTGTGCTGATCGCTGCTCACAATGAGGAACTCGTCATCGCCGACGCGGTGGCCGCCGCCCGGGCGCTCGTTCCAGGACGCAATGTCTTCGTGGTGTCGGATGGTTCCACCGATGCGACCGTCGCGCGTGCGAGGGAGGCCGGGGCGACGGCTCTCGAGGTGTCACCCAACCGCGGCAAGGCCGGGGCCATACGGGCCGGGCTCGGGCGGTTCCGGATCGCTGAGCGCTTTCCGCTGCTGCTGCTCCTCGACGCCGATTCCCGGCCGCGCACCGACTATCTGCGCACCGGGCTTCCTCTCTTCACCACCCCCGATGTCGTGGCGGTGGCGGGACGTGCGACGACCGCCCACGACACGCCGGACACCCGGATGGGTCGATTCCTGACCGCGTATCGCGAGCGCACGTACGTGTGTACGCAGTACCTGCACAAATTCGGCCAGGCTGCGCCCGCTGCCGACGCGGTGGCGATCGTGCCGGGTTTCGCCAGCCTCTACCGAACCGACGTGCTCGGTCGTATCGACATCGACGCCCCCGGCTTGTCGATCGAGGATTTCAACATGACATTCGAGGTGCACGCGAAGGCCCTCGGTCGCATCGCGTTCCATCCCGAGTGCGCCATCGCCGAGACGCAGGATCCGGCGCTCTTCGGCGACTACGTGCGGCAGGTCGGGCGGTGGAACCTCGGATTCTGGCAGACGGTCCGGCGTCACGGCATCCATCTCGGGGTGTTCTGGGCGGCACTGGCGGTCTTCATCGCGGAGACGATCCTGTCGAGTCTCGTCCTCGCGTTGACCCTGCCGGTGCTCCTGGTCGCCACGGCGGCGACGGTGGTCGCACTGGTCGTACCGGGCGGTGATGGCGAGCTGGCACGACAGGTGATGACGGTGCTGCCGGTCGTTCCGCTCCTGCTCGCCTTCGTGGCGGCGGATCTCGTTTCGACGCTGTTCGCCTGCGCGCTCTCGGGCACCCGGCCGCGATTGACGGTGCTGCTGTACCCCCTCATGCGTGTGCTCGATGCCCTGCTGTGCCTCCGAGCCCTCGCGACGGCCTTCGGTCGTGCTTCGGACGGTCGCTGGAAGAGTCCCGACCGTCGCGCGACCGGGCCCACGGATGCTTCCTCAGCCGGCGGAACCGCTGCGCGGCGGAGCGACGAGGTGCATGCGTGA
- a CDS encoding NAD(P)-dependent oxidoreductase has protein sequence MKTLVTGGAGFVGSHLVDHLLRLGDEVVVLDDLSTGSARNLAAAAENPRLEMVHGSILNTQTVRTAMQSCDRVFHLAAAVGVKLIVEQPLRGLRINIHGTENVLTAAIEARASVLMLSTSEVYGKNTADKLREDSDRILGDPLLSRWTYAGAKGIDEAFAKAYCDEEGLDVAIVRLFNTVGPRQTGRYGMVLPNLVGQALRGEPLTVFGDGLQTRCFSAVEDVVPALELIERDPRALGEAYNLGGAREISILELASEIITTLNSPSAVEMVPYAQAYAAGFEDMRRRVPDNTKAHDLVGYEPRTSLSTTIVRVADDLLARERLGSDAMPLARTGAVRGVN, from the coding sequence ATGAAGACCCTTGTGACCGGAGGGGCCGGCTTCGTCGGCAGCCACCTCGTCGACCACCTCCTCCGGCTCGGCGACGAGGTCGTGGTCCTCGACGACCTGTCGACCGGCTCCGCCCGCAACCTCGCCGCCGCCGCCGAGAACCCTCGTCTCGAGATGGTCCACGGCTCGATCCTGAACACACAGACCGTGCGTACGGCGATGCAGTCGTGCGACCGGGTGTTCCACCTCGCCGCGGCGGTGGGGGTCAAACTCATCGTCGAGCAGCCGCTACGAGGGCTACGCATCAACATCCACGGCACCGAGAACGTGCTGACCGCGGCGATTGAGGCGCGGGCCTCGGTGCTGATGCTCTCCACCAGCGAGGTGTACGGAAAGAACACGGCCGACAAGCTCCGCGAGGATTCCGACCGCATCCTGGGGGATCCGCTCCTGTCGCGCTGGACCTACGCCGGGGCCAAAGGCATCGACGAGGCGTTCGCGAAAGCCTATTGCGACGAGGAGGGACTCGACGTCGCCATCGTGCGATTGTTCAACACGGTCGGTCCGCGTCAGACCGGACGCTACGGCATGGTCCTGCCGAATCTCGTCGGGCAGGCGCTGCGCGGCGAACCGCTGACGGTGTTCGGCGACGGGCTCCAGACCCGATGCTTCTCGGCTGTCGAAGATGTGGTGCCGGCCCTCGAGCTCATCGAGCGCGACCCGCGCGCCCTCGGCGAGGCGTACAACCTCGGCGGAGCGCGCGAGATCTCGATCCTCGAGCTGGCAAGCGAGATCATCACCACCTTGAACAGCCCCAGCGCCGTCGAGATGGTGCCGTATGCGCAGGCGTACGCGGCCGGGTTCGAGGACATGCGGCGCCGTGTGCCCGACAACACCAAAGCCCACGATCTCGTGGGGTACGAGCCCCGGACATCGCTGTCGACGACGATCGTCCGCGTCGCCGACGACCTGCTCGCGCGTGAACGTCTCGGATCCGATGCCATGCCCCTGGCACGCACCGGCGCCGTCCGCGGAGTGAACTGA
- a CDS encoding nucleotide sugar dehydrogenase: MTTLDVPTSTTAMPTPPPTERTSASFAYDVAIVGLGYVGLPTALAYHASGSRVLALDVSRTRLRAIASGKADLIDSDRQRLSAALPDSAAFRLTGDAAELSNAAAIVVCVPTPVDHQQVPDLAPLRAACATVVAAVRTGQLVMLTSTTYVGCTHDLVEQPLRDRGFSIGRDAFVAFSAERIDPGNVGFAQEVVPRVIGGATQECEEEGARLLARYAARVHRVSSLATAEMTKLLENTFRAVNIALANEFADICGALEVPITEVIEAASTKPYGFMAFYPGPGVGGHCIPCDPHYLLWQLKALRFDAGIITEAMTRISARPARVVQRVRDELGRAGKGTLHARVLVVGVAYKPDVADLRESPALEIMDGLLDLGAEVQYIDPHAPSVRLHSGRTRESLADPATFAPDLVLVHTRHRDTDLEWLAPDALVLDGTYRSDDIAGRVLL; this comes from the coding sequence ATGACGACTCTCGACGTGCCCACGTCCACGACGGCGATGCCGACGCCGCCGCCGACCGAGCGGACCTCCGCGTCCTTCGCCTACGACGTCGCCATCGTGGGTCTGGGCTACGTGGGTCTTCCGACCGCGTTGGCCTACCACGCGAGCGGCTCCCGCGTCCTGGCGCTCGATGTCTCACGGACGCGCCTTCGAGCCATCGCCTCGGGCAAGGCAGATCTCATCGACTCCGATCGCCAGCGGCTGAGCGCGGCCCTCCCCGACTCCGCCGCCTTTCGCCTGACCGGCGACGCGGCAGAGCTCTCGAACGCCGCGGCGATCGTCGTCTGCGTCCCCACGCCCGTCGATCACCAGCAGGTGCCCGATCTCGCTCCGCTGCGGGCGGCGTGCGCCACCGTCGTCGCCGCCGTCCGTACCGGTCAGCTCGTCATGTTGACGTCGACCACCTACGTGGGATGCACGCACGATCTCGTGGAGCAGCCGTTGCGAGACAGGGGCTTCTCGATCGGGCGCGATGCGTTCGTGGCTTTCAGCGCCGAACGCATCGACCCCGGCAACGTCGGTTTCGCGCAGGAGGTCGTTCCCCGAGTGATCGGCGGGGCCACTCAGGAGTGCGAAGAAGAGGGAGCCCGACTGCTCGCCCGGTACGCCGCACGCGTGCATCGGGTCTCCAGCCTGGCGACGGCGGAGATGACCAAGCTGCTCGAGAACACGTTTCGCGCGGTGAACATCGCCCTCGCCAACGAGTTCGCCGACATCTGCGGTGCGCTGGAGGTTCCGATCACCGAGGTGATCGAGGCGGCGAGCACCAAACCCTACGGTTTCATGGCGTTCTACCCGGGTCCGGGCGTCGGAGGGCACTGCATCCCGTGCGACCCGCATTATCTGCTGTGGCAGCTGAAGGCCCTCCGCTTCGACGCGGGCATCATCACAGAGGCCATGACCCGGATCTCCGCACGTCCGGCCCGCGTCGTTCAGCGTGTGCGCGACGAACTCGGACGCGCGGGGAAGGGAACGCTCCACGCGCGGGTGCTCGTGGTCGGCGTCGCCTACAAGCCTGACGTGGCAGACCTCCGCGAGTCGCCGGCGCTGGAGATCATGGACGGGCTCCTCGACCTCGGCGCGGAGGTGCAGTACATCGACCCGCACGCGCCGAGCGTGCGCCTGCACTCCGGACGCACGCGCGAGTCGCTCGCCGATCCCGCGACGTTCGCTCCCGACCTCGTGCTCGTGCACACGCGTCACCGCGACACCGACCTCGAGTGGCTCGCCCCCGATGCACTCGTCCTCGACGGCACGTACCGAAGCGACGACATCGCCGGTCGCGTGCTGCTGTGA